In Xyrauchen texanus isolate HMW12.3.18 chromosome 23, RBS_HiC_50CHRs, whole genome shotgun sequence, a genomic segment contains:
- the pdlim3b gene encoding PDZ and LIM domain protein 3b isoform X3, translating into MPQNVVLDGPAPWGFRLSGGKDFNQPLTITRVTPGSKASLVNLCPGDIILAIQGMSADGMTHAEAQNKIKDTTNQLFLKIERPETKLWSPQVIEEGKVNPFKINLEAEKQECKPIGTGHNRRAQPFMAAVSMVDNKQVVSSTYNSPIGLYSSDNIQDALHGQIQGLVHEKPEGQKTLTTIEDSHVYRMLQEDHKQPPEPRQSGSFKALQDYVESDGTKSLVTRSVKAPVTKPQAATSSLQKLPLCDKCGNGIVGTVVKARDKYRHPACFVCSDCGMNLKQKGYFFVDGQMYCETHAQIRMAPPEGHDRITLYPTA; encoded by the exons GTGACACCAGGCAGTAAAGCATCACTAGTCAATCTGTGTCCAGGAGACATCATCCTAGCTATCCAGGGAATGTCTGCAGACGGGATGACTCATGCTGAAGCTCAGAACAAGATCAAAGACACCACCAATCAGCTTTTCCTTAAGATAGAGCG GCCAGAAACTAAACTCTGGTCTCCTCAAGTTATAGAAGAGGGGAAAGTGaacccattcaaaatcaatttggAGGCAGAAAAGCAA GAGTGTAAACCGATTGGCACAGGTCATAACAGAAGAGCACAGCCCTTTATGGCTGCCGTCAGCATGGTTGACAATAAGCAGGTGGTGAGCTCCACCTACAATTCTCCCATAGGCCTTTACTCTTCAGATAACATCCAGGATGCCCTGCATGGACAGATCCAGGGTCTGGTGCATGAAAAGCCTGAGGG CCAGAAAACCCTCACAACCATTGAAGACTCCCATGTGTACCGCATGCTCCAGGAAGACCACAAGCAGCCACCTGAACCACGCCAGTCTGGCTCATTTAAGGCCTTGCAAGACTATGTAGAGAGTGATG GCACAAAGTCTCTGGTGACAAGAAGTGTAAAAGCCCCAGTGACAAAGCCCCAAGCAGCCACATCCTCACTACAGAAGCTGCCGCTCTGTGATAAATGTGGCAACGGCATTGT TGGAACGGTGGTGAAAGCCCGAGACAAATACCGCCACCCAGCCTGTTTCGTATGCTCAGATTGTGGCATGAACTTGAAGCAGAAGGGCTACTTCTTTGTGGATGGACAGATGTACTGTGAAACCCATGCTCAAATCAGAATGGCTCCACCTGAGGGACATGACCGAATTACTTTATATCCCACTGCTTAG
- the pdlim3b gene encoding PDZ and LIM domain protein 3b isoform X2: protein MPQNVVLDGPAPWGFRLSGGKDFNQPLTITRVTPGSKASLVNLCPGDIILAIQGMSADGMTHAEAQNKIKDTTNQLFLKIERPETKLWSPQVIEEGKVNPFKINLEAEKQEVDYFEHKFNARPKPFTSTSQKSGSASQRVMPGIPSARCNAAVDPSKNGALTPSTQYNSPIALYSVDNVSNTLQQAQMSTVVREASPSQKTLTTIEDSHVYRMLQEDHKQPPEPRQSGSFKALQDYVESDGTKSLVTRSVKAPVTKPQAATSSLQKLPLCDKCGNGIVGTVVKARDKYRHPACFVCSDCGMNLKQKGYFFVDGQMYCETHAQIRMAPPEGHDRITLYPTA, encoded by the exons GTGACACCAGGCAGTAAAGCATCACTAGTCAATCTGTGTCCAGGAGACATCATCCTAGCTATCCAGGGAATGTCTGCAGACGGGATGACTCATGCTGAAGCTCAGAACAAGATCAAAGACACCACCAATCAGCTTTTCCTTAAGATAGAGCG GCCAGAAACTAAACTCTGGTCTCCTCAAGTTATAGAAGAGGGGAAAGTGaacccattcaaaatcaatttggAGGCAGAAAAGCAA GAAGTTGATTACTTCGAACACAAGTTTAATGCCAGACCAAAGCCATTCACATCTACAAGCCAAAAGAG TGGCAGTGCATCCCAGAGGGTCATGCCTGGCATCCCATCGGCTAGGTGTAATGCAGCTGTTGACCCCAGCAAAAATGGGGCCCTCACTCCTTCTACTCAGTATAACTCTCCCATTGCATTATACTCAGTAGACAATGTCTCAAATACACTACAGCAGGCTCAGATGTCCACTGTAGTCAGGGAGGCATCGCCCAG CCAGAAAACCCTCACAACCATTGAAGACTCCCATGTGTACCGCATGCTCCAGGAAGACCACAAGCAGCCACCTGAACCACGCCAGTCTGGCTCATTTAAGGCCTTGCAAGACTATGTAGAGAGTGATG GCACAAAGTCTCTGGTGACAAGAAGTGTAAAAGCCCCAGTGACAAAGCCCCAAGCAGCCACATCCTCACTACAGAAGCTGCCGCTCTGTGATAAATGTGGCAACGGCATTGT TGGAACGGTGGTGAAAGCCCGAGACAAATACCGCCACCCAGCCTGTTTCGTATGCTCAGATTGTGGCATGAACTTGAAGCAGAAGGGCTACTTCTTTGTGGATGGACAGATGTACTGTGAAACCCATGCTCAAATCAGAATGGCTCCACCTGAGGGACATGACCGAATTACTTTATATCCCACTGCTTAG
- the pdlim3b gene encoding PDZ and LIM domain protein 3b isoform X1 translates to MPQNVVLDGPAPWGFRLSGGKDFNQPLTITRVTPGSKASLVNLCPGDIILAIQGMSADGMTHAEAQNKIKDTTNQLFLKIERPETKLWSPQVIEEGKVNPFKINLEAEKQECKPIGTGHNRRAQPFMAAVSMVDNKQVVSSTYNSPIGLYSSDNIQDALHGQIQGLVHEKPEGGSASQRVMPGIPSARCNAAVDPSKNGALTPSTQYNSPIALYSVDNVSNTLQQAQMSTVVREASPSQKTLTTIEDSHVYRMLQEDHKQPPEPRQSGSFKALQDYVESDGTKSLVTRSVKAPVTKPQAATSSLQKLPLCDKCGNGIVGTVVKARDKYRHPACFVCSDCGMNLKQKGYFFVDGQMYCETHAQIRMAPPEGHDRITLYPTA, encoded by the exons GTGACACCAGGCAGTAAAGCATCACTAGTCAATCTGTGTCCAGGAGACATCATCCTAGCTATCCAGGGAATGTCTGCAGACGGGATGACTCATGCTGAAGCTCAGAACAAGATCAAAGACACCACCAATCAGCTTTTCCTTAAGATAGAGCG GCCAGAAACTAAACTCTGGTCTCCTCAAGTTATAGAAGAGGGGAAAGTGaacccattcaaaatcaatttggAGGCAGAAAAGCAA GAGTGTAAACCGATTGGCACAGGTCATAACAGAAGAGCACAGCCCTTTATGGCTGCCGTCAGCATGGTTGACAATAAGCAGGTGGTGAGCTCCACCTACAATTCTCCCATAGGCCTTTACTCTTCAGATAACATCCAGGATGCCCTGCATGGACAGATCCAGGGTCTGGTGCATGAAAAGCCTGAGGG TGGCAGTGCATCCCAGAGGGTCATGCCTGGCATCCCATCGGCTAGGTGTAATGCAGCTGTTGACCCCAGCAAAAATGGGGCCCTCACTCCTTCTACTCAGTATAACTCTCCCATTGCATTATACTCAGTAGACAATGTCTCAAATACACTACAGCAGGCTCAGATGTCCACTGTAGTCAGGGAGGCATCGCCCAG CCAGAAAACCCTCACAACCATTGAAGACTCCCATGTGTACCGCATGCTCCAGGAAGACCACAAGCAGCCACCTGAACCACGCCAGTCTGGCTCATTTAAGGCCTTGCAAGACTATGTAGAGAGTGATG GCACAAAGTCTCTGGTGACAAGAAGTGTAAAAGCCCCAGTGACAAAGCCCCAAGCAGCCACATCCTCACTACAGAAGCTGCCGCTCTGTGATAAATGTGGCAACGGCATTGT TGGAACGGTGGTGAAAGCCCGAGACAAATACCGCCACCCAGCCTGTTTCGTATGCTCAGATTGTGGCATGAACTTGAAGCAGAAGGGCTACTTCTTTGTGGATGGACAGATGTACTGTGAAACCCATGCTCAAATCAGAATGGCTCCACCTGAGGGACATGACCGAATTACTTTATATCCCACTGCTTAG